A DNA window from Citrobacter tructae contains the following coding sequences:
- a CDS encoding BglG family transcription antiterminator → MRFPNQRLAQLFDMLQNEALPQDELAQRLSVSTRTVRADITALNALLAPYGAQFVLSRGNGYQLKIDDPASYHALQTQQPERLLRIPRTSQERVYWLVVRFLTSAFSLKLEDLADEWFISRATLQNDMAEVREHLQRYRLTLETRPRHGMKLFGSEMAIRACLTDLLWTLAQQDPSHPLVMEEAHNAGVPQQLQPVLQDIFSRFHISLTDEGELFLRLYCAVAVRRISEGYPLPEFVAEEVESEVCQATREIAAVLHRLAGKPLSVFEENWLKVHIAARQVQEIAPSAINADDDEALVNYILRFINTQYNYNLLNDKQLHADLLTHIKTMITRVRYQIMIPNPLLENIKQHYPMAWDMTLAAVSGWGKYTPYTISENEIGFLVLHIGVGLERSYNIGYQRQPRVLLVCDAGNAMVRMIEAVLARKYPQIEIVGTVTLRDYEQRDSISEDFVISTARINEKDKPVVMIAPFPTDYQLEQIGKLVLVDRTRPWMLNKFFDAAHFRIVDEHMDQQTLFNTLCHQLQDEGFVDTEFLDSVVEREAIVSTMLGDSIALPHALGLLAKKTVVYTVLAPQGIAWGDETAHVIFLLAISKSEYEEAMAIYDIFVTFLRERAMTRLCACQSFTEFKTVAMECVSRF, encoded by the coding sequence GTGCGATTCCCCAACCAACGTTTAGCACAGCTGTTTGACATGCTGCAAAACGAGGCGCTGCCGCAGGATGAGCTGGCGCAGCGGTTGTCGGTTTCCACACGCACGGTCAGGGCGGATATTACCGCGCTGAATGCGCTACTCGCCCCGTATGGCGCGCAGTTTGTCCTCAGCCGGGGCAACGGTTATCAGCTTAAAATTGACGACCCGGCAAGTTACCACGCCTTGCAAACGCAGCAGCCCGAGCGGTTGCTGCGCATCCCGCGTACCAGCCAGGAGCGGGTGTACTGGCTGGTGGTCCGTTTTCTGACATCGGCCTTTTCGCTGAAGCTGGAAGATTTAGCTGATGAATGGTTCATCAGCCGCGCGACGCTGCAAAACGACATGGCGGAAGTGCGTGAGCACCTGCAACGGTATCGGCTGACGCTGGAAACTCGCCCCCGACATGGAATGAAGCTGTTTGGCAGTGAAATGGCGATCCGCGCCTGTCTGACCGATCTGCTGTGGACGCTGGCGCAGCAAGATCCTTCCCATCCGCTGGTAATGGAAGAGGCGCACAATGCTGGTGTACCGCAGCAGTTGCAACCTGTTTTACAGGATATTTTTTCCCGTTTTCATATCAGCCTGACCGATGAGGGCGAGCTCTTTCTGCGCTTATATTGTGCGGTGGCGGTGCGTCGGATTAGCGAGGGCTACCCGCTGCCGGAGTTCGTCGCAGAAGAAGTGGAGAGCGAGGTGTGCCAGGCCACGCGGGAAATCGCGGCGGTATTGCACCGGCTGGCAGGTAAACCGCTTTCTGTTTTCGAGGAAAACTGGCTGAAGGTGCATATTGCCGCCCGCCAGGTGCAGGAGATTGCGCCCAGCGCCATCAATGCCGATGATGATGAAGCGCTGGTCAACTACATTCTGCGTTTTATCAACACCCAGTACAACTACAACCTGTTGAATGACAAACAGTTACATGCCGACCTACTGACGCATATTAAGACGATGATCACCCGAGTGCGTTACCAGATAATGATCCCCAATCCGCTGCTGGAAAATATTAAACAGCACTACCCGATGGCGTGGGATATGACCCTGGCCGCCGTTTCAGGATGGGGGAAATATACGCCGTATACCATTAGCGAAAATGAGATCGGTTTTCTCGTTTTGCACATTGGCGTTGGGCTGGAACGTAGTTACAACATCGGTTACCAGCGACAGCCTCGCGTATTACTGGTTTGCGACGCGGGGAACGCCATGGTGCGAATGATTGAAGCAGTGCTGGCGCGTAAATATCCGCAGATTGAGATCGTGGGCACCGTGACGCTGCGCGACTACGAGCAACGTGATTCCATCAGCGAGGATTTCGTGATTTCTACCGCGCGGATTAATGAAAAAGATAAGCCCGTGGTGATGATTGCACCGTTTCCCACCGACTATCAACTGGAGCAAATTGGTAAGCTGGTGCTTGTGGACAGAACCCGTCCATGGATGCTGAACAAATTCTTCGATGCCGCGCATTTTCGAATTGTCGACGAACACATGGATCAACAGACGCTGTTCAACACCCTATGCCACCAGTTACAGGATGAAGGCTTTGTCGATACGGAATTTCTCGACTCGGTCGTTGAGCGCGAGGCCATCGTCAGCACCATGCTGGGTGACAGCATCGCCCTGCCGCACGCCCTCGGTTTGCTGGCTAAAAAAACGGTGGTCTACACGGTGCTCGCCCCGCAGGGCATCGCCTGGGGAGATGAAACGGCGCACGTGATCTTCCTGCTCGCCATCAGTAAAAGCGAGTATGAAGAAGCGATGGCGATCTACGATATTTTTGTCACCTTCCTGCGCGAGCGTGCCATGACGCGGCTCTGCGCATGTCAGAGTTTTACCGAGTTCAAAACGGTTGCGATGGAGTGTGTGAGTCGTTTTTGA
- the dagF gene encoding 2-dehydro-3-deoxy-phosphogluconate aldolase — MKLTPNFYRDRVCLNVLAGTKENARDIYTAAEGHVLVGVLSKNYASVESAVADMREYAALIDNALSVGLGAGDPNQSAMVSEISRQVQPQHVNQVFTGVATSRALLGQQDTVVNGLVSPTGTPGMVKISTGPLSSQTPDGIVPVETAIAMLKDMGGSSIKYFPMGGLKCRDEYIAVAQACARHDFWLEPTGGIDLENFAEILQIALDAGVSKIIPHIYSSIIDKVNGNTRPDDVRQLMAMTRVCVG; from the coding sequence ATGAAACTGACCCCTAATTTTTATCGCGATCGCGTCTGCCTGAACGTGCTGGCTGGCACAAAAGAGAACGCCCGGGATATTTACACGGCGGCAGAAGGACACGTGCTGGTCGGCGTGCTCTCCAAAAATTATGCGAGCGTTGAAAGCGCGGTGGCGGATATGCGTGAATACGCAGCGCTCATCGATAACGCGCTCTCCGTGGGGCTGGGGGCGGGCGACCCGAACCAGTCGGCGATGGTCAGTGAAATCTCCCGTCAGGTGCAGCCACAGCATGTCAATCAGGTGTTTACCGGCGTGGCAACCAGCCGTGCGTTGCTGGGCCAGCAGGACACGGTGGTCAATGGTCTGGTCTCGCCAACCGGCACGCCGGGCATGGTGAAAATATCCACTGGCCCGCTGAGTAGCCAGACGCCGGACGGCATTGTGCCGGTAGAAACTGCGATTGCGATGCTCAAAGACATGGGGGGCAGCTCAATTAAATACTTCCCGATGGGCGGTCTAAAATGCCGTGATGAATACATCGCGGTCGCGCAAGCCTGCGCGCGTCATGACTTCTGGTTGGAGCCGACGGGCGGCATTGACCTGGAAAACTTTGCTGAGATTTTGCAGATTGCCCTTGATGCCGGCGTGAGTAAAATCATTCCTCACATTTATAGTTCTATTATTGATAAGGTGAATGGTAACACTCGCCCGGACGACGTACGCCAACTGATGGCGATGACCCGAGTCTGTGTAGGCTAA
- a CDS encoding DgaE family pyridoxal phosphate-dependent ammonia lyase, giving the protein MPSIFEKYDLKQVINTSGRMTALGVSTPRPEVVEAAMAGMNQYFEMKDLVNKTGDYIAKLLEVEGATVVSCASAGIALSVAAVLVKDSDWLLENLHVTPIDNNEIVLPKGHNVNFGAPVGTMVALGGGKLVEAGYANECSAAQLAAAISPRTAAILYIKSHHCVQKSMLSVEQAAVVARTHNLPLIVDAAAEEDLQCYYRVGADLVIYSGAKAIEGPTSGLVIGKTQYVEWVKRQTAGIGRAMKVGKEGILGLTCAIELYLSAQKESGAEMVEKMTPFINALNTFNGVSARVVWDSAGRDIARTEIKFDEAVTGIATGELVEALKQGEYAIYFRGYKANEGIIEADVRSVDRAQLEIVARRIGEVTQQEKKA; this is encoded by the coding sequence ATGCCTTCGATTTTTGAGAAATATGATTTAAAACAGGTAATTAACACATCAGGCCGCATGACGGCGCTCGGCGTTTCCACGCCGCGACCAGAAGTCGTTGAGGCCGCGATGGCGGGGATGAATCAGTACTTCGAAATGAAAGATCTGGTCAATAAAACCGGAGACTACATCGCGAAGTTACTTGAGGTTGAAGGGGCAACGGTTGTTTCCTGTGCCTCGGCGGGGATTGCCCTGTCGGTGGCGGCAGTGCTGGTGAAAGACAGCGACTGGCTGCTGGAAAATCTGCATGTAACGCCAATCGACAATAACGAAATCGTGCTACCCAAAGGTCACAACGTCAACTTTGGCGCACCGGTTGGCACAATGGTGGCGCTCGGCGGCGGCAAGTTAGTGGAAGCGGGTTACGCTAACGAATGCTCTGCGGCACAGTTGGCTGCGGCCATTTCGCCGCGAACGGCGGCCATTTTATATATCAAATCTCACCATTGCGTACAGAAAAGCATGCTCAGCGTGGAACAGGCTGCGGTGGTCGCGCGTACGCATAATCTACCGCTGATTGTGGATGCAGCGGCGGAGGAAGATTTGCAGTGTTACTACCGCGTGGGGGCGGACCTGGTGATTTATAGCGGTGCCAAGGCGATTGAAGGGCCAACCAGCGGTCTGGTGATTGGCAAAACGCAATATGTTGAGTGGGTGAAGCGCCAGACGGCGGGCATTGGCCGGGCGATGAAGGTTGGTAAAGAAGGCATTCTTGGCCTGACCTGCGCCATCGAACTGTACCTGAGTGCGCAGAAAGAAAGCGGTGCGGAGATGGTCGAGAAAATGACGCCGTTTATTAATGCACTGAATACCTTTAATGGCGTCAGCGCTCGCGTGGTATGGGATAGCGCAGGACGTGACATTGCGCGTACCGAAATTAAGTTTGATGAAGCGGTAACCGGTATCGCCACGGGTGAACTGGTCGAAGCACTGAAACAGGGGGAGTACGCGATTTACTTCCGTGGTTACAAAGCCAACGAAGGCATTATCGAGGCGGATGTGCGTAGCGTCGATCGCGCGCAGTTGGAGATTGTGGCGCGTCGGATTGGTGAAGTGACTCAACAGGAGAAAAAAGCATGA
- a CDS encoding amidohydrolase/deacetylase family metallohydrolase — translation MFDLLLRHARLVDDTVSDIAVKDGKIAALGEITAPAVKTVDLRGECFVSAGWIDSHVHCYPKSPIYHDQPDSIGIATGVTTVVDAGSTGANDIDDFYTLTREAATDVYALLNISRVGLIAQNELANMANIDADAVRQAVQRHPDFIVGLKARMSSSVVGENGITPLDCAKTMQAENGDLPLMVHIGNNPPDLDEIAERLASGDIITHCYNGKPNRILTPEGELRASVTRALARGVRLDVGHGTASLSFAVAKRAIGLGILPHTISSDIYCRNRISGPVHSLANVMSKFLAIGMSLPQVIECVTANAADGLRLKHKGRLQVGLDADLTLFTLKRQPTVLVDAENDSLQAEQLLVPLAAIRAGKGYMTEQGSAEHAFDF, via the coding sequence ATGTTTGATTTACTCCTGCGCCATGCGCGTCTGGTTGACGATACGGTGAGCGATATTGCTGTCAAGGACGGCAAAATTGCGGCGCTGGGCGAGATTACCGCTCCAGCGGTGAAAACCGTCGATTTACGCGGTGAGTGTTTTGTGAGCGCTGGGTGGATTGATTCTCACGTCCACTGCTACCCGAAATCCCCGATTTATCATGACCAGCCTGACAGCATCGGCATTGCCACCGGCGTGACTACGGTGGTGGATGCCGGCAGCACCGGTGCGAACGATATAGATGATTTCTATACCTTAACCCGCGAAGCGGCCACTGATGTTTATGCTCTGCTGAATATTTCCCGCGTTGGGCTGATTGCGCAAAACGAGTTGGCCAACATGGCCAACATTGATGCCGACGCGGTGCGGCAGGCAGTGCAACGCCATCCTGATTTTATCGTCGGTCTGAAGGCGCGAATGAGCAGCAGCGTGGTCGGTGAAAACGGCATCACACCGCTGGATTGTGCCAAAACGATGCAAGCAGAGAATGGTGATTTGCCGCTGATGGTACACATTGGTAACAACCCGCCGGATCTGGATGAGATCGCCGAACGCCTGGCGTCGGGCGACATCATTACCCACTGTTACAACGGCAAACCGAACCGCATTCTGACGCCAGAAGGCGAGTTGCGGGCCTCGGTAACACGGGCACTTGCTCGCGGCGTGCGTCTGGATGTTGGGCATGGCACTGCCAGCCTGAGCTTTGCGGTGGCGAAACGCGCTATCGGCCTGGGCATTTTGCCGCACACCATCAGCTCCGACATTTACTGCCGCAACCGCATCAGCGGGCCGGTGCATTCCCTGGCGAACGTGATGTCGAAATTTCTCGCCATAGGCATGTCGCTACCACAGGTCATTGAGTGTGTGACCGCCAATGCCGCCGACGGTTTGCGCCTGAAACATAAAGGCCGGCTACAGGTCGGTCTGGATGCTGATCTGACCCTCTTTACGCTTAAGCGCCAGCCAACCGTGCTGGTAGATGCAGAAAACGACAGCCTGCAGGCTGAACAACTGCTGGTGCCGCTTGCCGCAATACGTGCGGGCAAGGGCTATATGACCGAACAAGGGAGCGCAGAACATGCCTTCGATTTTTGA
- a CDS encoding DUF4310 family protein has translation MEQNKGFWFADWSFPIFVGLLSSGVFAGTHMYYLYGIGAFNEVAFVAMLKAGMDTGSYGAVAAFGASFLFARIIEGSLVGILDIGGAIQTGVGLGVPALLLGAGIIFPVANFAASLVTGLVIGLAIGYVIILARKFTINQSDSTYGADVMMGAGNASGRFLGPLIILSAMTASIPIGIGSLAGALLFYLWQKPITGGAILGAMILGSIFPIAIN, from the coding sequence CTCCGGCGTATTTGCCGGAACGCACATGTACTACCTGTACGGTATTGGCGCATTTAACGAAGTTGCTTTTGTGGCGATGCTGAAGGCGGGTATGGATACCGGCTCCTACGGGGCGGTGGCGGCATTTGGTGCAAGCTTCCTGTTTGCCCGCATTATTGAAGGTTCGCTGGTGGGAATTTTGGATATTGGCGGGGCGATTCAGACCGGTGTTGGCTTAGGCGTTCCGGCGCTGCTGCTGGGTGCGGGCATTATCTTCCCGGTCGCTAACTTCGCAGCCTCGCTGGTTACCGGTCTGGTGATTGGCCTGGCGATTGGTTACGTCATCATCCTGGCGCGTAAGTTCACCATCAATCAGAGCGACTCGACCTACGGTGCGGACGTAATGATGGGGGCCGGTAACGCCTCCGGTCGCTTCCTCGGACCCTTGATTATTCTCAGCGCGATGACAGCTTCTATTCCTATCGGAATCGGTTCTCTGGCGGGTGCGCTGCTGTTTTACCTGTGGCAGAAACCGATCACCGGCGGCGCGATCCTCGGCGCTATGATCCTCGGTTCGATCTTCCCGATTGCGATTAACTAA